tgatatatagtttgtcaagattttttGGTTTTAGAGTAAGGGTTTAGTGTTAGACCTTTCCACTGATATAAACTTAGGTGTCCCGTATACGGGACGGCGACGTGAATTTTAAGCGACTGCTTAAAATTGCATGTAAAACTTGGGTGCAAAAATTATGCActatatataaatttttttagtaaatccagcgtattattttttttcagtgtgtggcATGTCACGTAAGATTATCATTTACACATGTTTTAAAGCCAGtacagtttaaatatttaagtaaaGGTCAATCTGGAGATCAACCCTGCATAAAGCTCATTTAAGAGCAAACATAGAGAGAAAAGGCTTGTGTAACCAGAACTTCATCATAAGGCGTGTTCAGTGCAGCTGGCAACATTGTCACCACCGCAaccttattaactctttcaccgccagcgtttaaaaaaaaagttgccagccagcgccagcgtttttcatgattttcaccaaagtttaatgccttccagaaaatgttcttctttaaatatataaacattcaatataccaaatgaaagaacagaccctctgctttcaaacaaaaaaaaacgtttcatcctacctttagtggttcttttgcaatcagcttttgaatatgggtaggtttttgcaaaaacaccatattttgagcaaaaagcagagataattccatttttatgacggacttttcatagagatcccattcagagtgatctttaaaacagacacggacatgcagcagcttgccatatggcaatacttccggttttaaaaagttgcggaaaggCGCCagctggtggataatagcggtattgcggaaagacggaaaatctcgtcattggcggggaagcgttttccttaattgacgagatatctcgtcaatggtggggaaagagttaaacaagaTAAAACTATTTATCAATGTCTAGGATTAATCCAAGCACATCATTACTGCCTGCGTACACTACAGGGCTgcagatattaaatatttatatcacaatcTTTTCTCCCACGGTTCTGAAtgccaaataaacaaaataacaatTTACTGAAGACAAAATATGAATTGTTGCAAtatctttaaaaatgtttaaagcaacactatgtagtttttttacctttaaataatttctctaaaattatttcagtgatagaacaacttttaactggacaaattgtactgttgctgcaacctgagcagcctcctagctgctacaagcacactctgaaagtggcggtggagggtaggaaacacagctcctccccctgcctgcagaagagtgtctgataccaggcactattgcgcttttcaaccacatagGGGAGCTGTaattcatttttacatggaaactacatagtgttgctttaattggtttgaataattttttcaaaTCCGACTATTTAATGACTCCCTAATAAATATGAGTTTTATTACTGGATAAAAGAAGGTGTTTGCCGTTGACTGTAAACCAgtggtctccaacctttttgtgatcAAGGGATAACACAATGGATATAACAATCTGGAGGGCCAGATCTTTACcatttacttttttgatatagtctacccaaaactttttttgttttactttattttattttattttacttgatatgttttatcattgtttaaaatgttaacatggaTAAAAGAAACCaagctaatattaaaaatatgtaataaataaatatttaaaattgagggtattaatagaatgtgctttggcgtgCAACTCAGACTcaggcaccatgttggagatcACTGCTGTGAACATAagtgtttatatgtaaactgTAAACTATTATCCCAGTACTTCTGTGAtaatttgaatatttttaatatataatgcAAAACGAACTCATGATACTGTTTGGTTGAAAAGAGCAGCTTGAAACCTATACATCAGGGTTTTCCAAACTTTTTCAATTCAAGAcccacacattttttttgtatgaattttttaaaatgtccttgctcttccaagctttataaagGTAGTAAACGAGGaccagggaacaacttctgacaagcccaaaaaagtgcatccatcctttacaGAAGTAATCTACACGGCTTTAGGgggttaaagtcgccatgaaacgcaAGTAGcaattgccttattttccccatgGTGACGTATTTCCGAGTGAAaccggcttctgaaatgaaataaggcagggctggatttgaatttgtccattaagatctgattggatcatttgaagttgggtcgtgttgctaattacTAATCgcagcgatcttctcccggacctcacccacctgccataccatatgaccggaagtaaagagagatcgttttgagggggggggggggggggttgcgtgtttaaatttaaagattatgagggcacaattaaaaaaaaaaaaaacaatgaagctcacagataagtcatttgtaaaataaataccacaatattccaaaacaaagtttttcattttattttcatggcgactttaacaaAGGCCTTTCTGGGGGTAATCAATTTGActttgtaagaaaaaaaatccatatttaaaactttataaactataaaaaGTAGCTTCTGGCAAAGTCCAATGCACATTCCAGTTTCAGCTCATAACAAACTGGCTGGGTGTTTATTTTCAGCTTTACTGAGCAGGCAGACATGCCAAAAACATAACTAAATTCATAAAAAGCTTCAAAACGtatatacatgtgtgtgtgtgtgtgtgtgtgtgtgtgtgtgtgtgtgtgtgtgtgtgtgtgtgtgtgtgtgtgtgtgtgtgtgtgtgtgtgtgtgtgtgtgtgtgtgtgtgtgtgtgtgttaggggtgtaacggttcgtgtattcgaaccggaccgtttcggttcagggctttcggcacggtgcgcacgtgcaccgaaagtattttgtgtgcgcctgtgcggaacataatacgtgcgtttccgcacgaacatattaagtggcggaagtctccgcgttcagcgcaagtcttctgtcaaacatataacataattcggcccgcagaaagatttttatttacttagttgtatatccgtttgattattgatgtaaacgtttacgtgtcgtatctaaaagcgcatgttaaacgcgtgtcaacgcgctgctttgttctttcaaaagtgcgtgagaggatgcacgtctttcgttgctacgcattcataagacgcgctttctgtgacagcgagaataaggaatgcgtgatcagatttttcatctgcatatcacgtcaatcatatcattgtcacaatgcgatcagctggtcgggacagagaagagctgtaacccgggcttactcagctgttactcagctgcggaggggttcgtaagtaaagtcacagcttacattgatgacacaagcaaagattaggagaaacgtgcaaaagatcaaagatggctatgtatgcagctcactaatctcaaaatgagtgtataataagtatatcatcatgttgcttgctatgcagttacacatagagcagtaatattatttttatacagagatggtacatagccaattcaattctgtgagttaaacaatccaaaataaatcaaaacagaaaatgtttagtggcaaaaatgtaggctaatagttcataaatgtattcaggaattgaatttgttagttcaaggttttagtagaaaaagtttaagagaaggttaagataagagttaccttctgttataaaataatgtaaaaaataactttgcagtagtattttatttattattttttcattttatatatattttatactttaataaagtgtttaaaaaagtgtaaacaaattgtaaaaaaaagtttaaagtaataaacaacctgcagtttaatgtttgcatttctcccttactgtaccgaaaatgaaccgaaccgtggcttcaaaaccggggttcgcaccgaaccgtgatttttgcgtaccgttacacccctagtgtgtgtgtgtgtgtgtgtttaaatatacataatatttacacacagcacaaactaatatattataaaaaaaatacttttattttgtataatattaatctagattaatccaTGTCCAGCCCTAATTATTACGCATGACaacaaaaagtactttttacctCCATGAGCAGGAATCACCCATAGTCAAAATTCTTTTTGTGCAGAAATTTTACCTAAAACCCTATCTGATGTACAGTAAAATGTGCTCTAATTTTGTTCTGTGCAGTGATTGGGGACAGTCTGAAGGTGGCACCAGTCATTTCCAAATCAGCTGTGTCTGAAGGAGAATCGGTGGACCTTCAGTGCAGCATTACTCGGGGGTTCACAGGACACACGTTCCTCTCAGTCACCTGGTCAGTCAAAAGAGAGAACAACCCAGCAGATGACATCTTGACTTTTGGGCCAGATGATAAAATCAATGTAGGTACAAGCTACACTCAGCAATATGCAGATGGTGGATTTCAGTTGGACCTTCGTGGAGGGGGCTTTTATGGACTAGTCCTGAAAGGAGTGAAGCCGACAGACCAGGGAGTATATTCATGTACAGCCCGAGAGTGGGTGAGACAGGGTGTAGATGGAAAAAACTGGCTAAAAATTCTGGAGAGGACTGAAGAAATGGGGAAGGTCGTGGTTACTCCCACCGGTGAGTTACATCTCATTTTGCTACCTAGTTTCCTATGGCATAAGTCAGTTTATTGTATAAGAATGCAAAGTCGGCAACACCAAAGCTCCAAAAGCATCAaaagattttattatttaaaactattGAATAGTGTGTAGGTAACGTTTTGAGCACGTAGGCTCTTTATCAGACCAATTaacacaaataattttttttggtcAAGCACAGAACTAAGATTGATGTGCGTGCTTTTGCCTGCTATAAGTTAGTAAATTGGAAACACAAATTTGGGCACTAGCAAGGGCATTTTTCtaacattgttttataacaCGCCATAATCAGTTACATTCTGagattatttgttttgtttatcatatataaataaatattatacttgTCTAAGGGATAACCATACTAATACCTTTCTATTTTTCTATTAAGAATCTGTTCattgtcatttaaatgtaaagttaggggccaatcacaccaaacacattttcaacGCTTGTAAACGCACGGGGCGCCGCACTGCCTCTTTTTCGTAACTATAAAAAAGAGCATTGCGGCGctgctttttatattgctagacAACCACCAAGGCAGCTgtgctgtcaatcaaatattcaagcgtcatattagcagaaacttaaagtcgccatgaaacggaagtaacGATTGCCTTGTTTTCcctgtggtgacgtatatccgaatgaaacggcttttgagatgaaataaggcagggctggatttaaatttgtccatcgagatctgattggatcgtttgaagttgggtcgtgttgctaattgctaatcgctgcgatcttctcTCGGACCccacccacctgccatacttttgaccggaagtgaagagagatcgttttgaggaggggaggagatttgcatttttgattaaagattatgaacacacacgaatttttaaaaaataatgaagctcacagataagtcatttgttaataataccacaatattaaaaaaatatatatagtttatcatttcaatttcattgcgactttaaaaaAGAGGACACCTGCTAAGACCttgcttgagggtgagaggtgcacataCACGGAGGAGAGAATAACTGCAGTTCGGTTGATCCAACCTAAACTTCCGTCACAACAACAGAAGCCCCGCCTCTCCCCTGAtttgattggacaatggaaaatGTTTTTCCAGTCcaattgcttttttaaatgcctgGTGCGGCAGGCTGCCAtaaacgcgtttggtgtgatcggCCCCTTAGTCTGCAAATTTTCCAAGAATAAGCCGCATAAttcaaaaatgcgtcattaagacgaaataacatatataagtcagAGTATACgttgcatttatttagaaaattatttcacaaaatccaagccgaagaacagacatttaatctggaaaggcaagttattcaactaaacaatagcagacagaacagcaggctgaatagatgtctgtacattaaaagtaatattatcagttatttaaacgataaactatagcatacagaacttacctggaaggttgaatatgctaaattaaccgaacaagccaactagCATGAAGTTTGCATACTCGTCATtaccagggtttaaattgggccggggccgtccggggctaagccccggcacataggctgaaggtctcgctctgctcttgccagtgtacccgctgcgctggtgcgtgtgcactgacgcgaagggaataatgtgttttcattcattatgatgcatactcaccaacgcaagtttaacgatttgcgccagcagattacatacaaagtcaatgcaaagacgcaaccaggcgcgtcctcgcacggggcgatgaaaatgacgcgaattgggcgccgcaattgccgcgaaaacacgcgcttttccctttaaatgcgtcttcgcgcaagttatgcAGCTCAAGCGAAAACACtcagaacttcaagaacgcgctctcacgcaggatcatttgacgagagagacagagagagagagagagagagagagagagagagagagacagagagaaagagagagagagagagagagagagagacagagagagagacacagaggtaagaatggtgcccacgtcgagaaaacttcatagaagactagaaacgtgtaaaggattaaagtatgtatgtctctcatctaattacattatgttaaggattacactggatataactattgtatagttgaataaaataatgtattttgattacacaaatcaaacctaactatatgattgttttagctgctgaccagcatagggaatctctatggctaatttctaagacatgttgctgatacagtactgtgtgttgtacctcatcttgttaattgagtcttttggggtagcctttcttatgcctagaattattcaaggttaattcttttaacttcctttaaaatttgatcaattgtgcataatgacatgtggaacaaatggatatagggtgtcaaactcatagatttgcatcatttaaaattcagaagctctttttaaaatattttgggtcaacctctggcacagctttaaagttaaaacttatcaaatcctatagaggtccagaatgtcattgaaacacaccagtggctttgctatcatcagtattaaacatgttaccccttgaagtacccctccccgcagagccccccccccccccccacataacaaatcccaatttaacccctggtCATTACACATTacagaatccattgaattacataaatacagaagcAGGATATAGCAGACTGttgcggctgtagacggtaatgttgtcttttgcctcataaatgtcaaaaattaattcatactgacttacaaggcacacctgactataagacgcagcaccagccaagatatgaaaaaaaaacatggcttataaatgaaaaaatatggtAGTTAAATTTACTCAGAATGCatcaaattaatttattatgttgtgtTTAAAACCATGTCaccatttttatttcttttgtaaGACAAAATTAATTTAGGCAAACTATTTAAAATTTGTAAGTGTAGCTCATTGTAACGACGACCCCTCTGCCATATTTCAGCTCAGTCTTTGATGGTCACTGTGGCAAAGAACACCACCCTTAACGTGGAAGACGCATTGAATCTGACTTGCACAGTGGCTGCAAATGGCCTGGCATCTCTTAGCCTGGAGTTAATGTGGCTGGTCAGATCGATTGATGGATCGGGCAGCCCAAAAGTTCTGATCCATGTAGGGCGCGATGGACGCTTGCAAAGCGGGTCTGAAGCTGTGGGTTTGGTCAGAGTGAATGCAGCCAACTTTAGACTGATCCTTCCTAAGGTCCAGAGCTCGGATTCTGGACTGTACTCCTGTGTTGTCAAGGCATGGCTTCCACAGGGCAATGAAAAATGGTACCAGGCAGCGGAGAAAACGTCTGATCCAGTACAGGTTCTGGTAACTCATCTAGGTAGGAGTGAATCTTGTTTAAAACTTTTTCTAAATCTTTCTATTAAGTATTTAACCAATGTTTAAACTGATACTATTgtcctttatttttttcttggtCTAGCTGTATAGTTTATGCCTATTATCCTTCCTTATTCTAACCTGTATTCTAAATTAATTGAGAGTAGTAAATGCTGGAATGTTTTTATCAGTTTCTGTCACTCTTTGACTTCAGTTTTAAAGAAACACTCCACTTAAACGTTTGATTTTtacattcagctgatctccgggtctgacgGCACAactttaagcatagcttagcataacccattgaatctgattagaccattagcatcacgctaaaataataaccaaagagtttagatatttttcctatttaaaacttgactcttctgtagttacatcgtgtactaagaccgacacaaaattaaaagttgtgtgatatgactaggaactatacactcattctggcataataatcaaggactttgctgccgtaacatggctgtagccggggcaatgatattacgcagtacCTGAAAATAGTCATGGTAACTTTCAGTAGCTGGGGGCTATTTTAAGGCACCATGTAtgctgcagtcatgttacggcagcaaagtcattGACTATTACGCCAGAATCAGAGTATAGTTCAGGGCTCCCACGGGTCCTTAAAATCCTTGAAGGcatgtgaatctgggggaaataattcaaggccctgggaagtttttaaaaatatacatacatagatacaggtcattaaaagtgcttgaatctattttatgcaagaggttttctggaaaaaaatccatattattccttgtgtagtgtaggataatatcataaaatttctagccctttaagcacacatgctaaactgttcactttatatgcatatatcttctgtatgcgaatgttgattcataccaaaatgcttttttgcatagttgtgtttgacacatgaaaacgtctcgggttacgtctGTAactcagacgcacttaccccaggaggcgtccccaaagtgtcaccgcagtgacgcagtgcgagttccctcaaaagggaactgtaacaatgtatcttaaaaggtaacatgatgtaaccttgctcttacttgaaatgtgtccccacatgtagtccttgaatttgagggtattggacctggaaagtccttgaaaaggtccttgaatttgaagatAACTTAAGTGTGGAAACCCTGATAGTTCCTAgtactacagaaaagtcaagttttaaattggaaaaatatcgaaactctttggtttttttttagcatgatgctaatggtctaatcagattcagtgGATTATgcaaagctatgctaaaagtggtaccgccagacccggagatcgactgatggattccaaaatggtaaaaaaataaaatgtttaactctaaatatttatttttcttactatggaattttatttcaatctATCAGTGTATTTCAATGAATAACTATGAAGTAATCAAAACTCTCTTTTTTTAATTGCTCTGGGTTTGAGATCTCTACTTTATTAGCACCAATCAGTCACTAAGCTGTTCACACTGATCACCCTACATGAATGATGATCATACACAAACACTTTCAAATAGTTCTGAACACAAAACACTGGCACAGAATCATGCACCGCCTCTACGGTGTAAAATTTCAGGAGTGACAACTGCAGTTAAATATGGGAGTAAATGCCCTACATTTTGCCCATGTGTGCAGTTATTAAAGTGGACAAATAAAAGTcacaatatttcaaaatgttctATAAAACATTTAGATGTTTACTTTATTATGGGCTTGTATGGATCATATCTCTTGTTATTTGAAGGAGATAGAAATAAAAGCAGCTAGGTGTAAAGAAAAAACAATATTATGATTTCTATTACTATATATTTGTGCCAGCATCTGGTGCTCCCAGTGCTCCACACCTGTCTGATTATGTTGGTGTTCTCTATATTTTCAACAGAGCCAAAGTTGAAGGTGACCCTAGAAACTTCTTTGACACCTCAGTTCACCAATGATCCCACTGAATTGCGCTGTAAGGTGACCGAACTCCTTAATCTCCAAGATGGCCGTCTAGGCGTGACCTGGTCTTACTCTGCTAACATACCTGGAGACGTATCTCAGAAGAAAGTCACAATTGCGTCCCTGAATGAGGATGGAGCTTTGATTACAGGCAGTCAGTACCAGCAAAGACTCGAGAGTGGAGACATAGCAATCAGCAGGAGAGACCCCAACATCTTCATTTTGCGAATGCTTCAGACAAGAGATGTAGACATGGGCTCTTATATGTGCTCTGTAACTGTGTGGAATCCCTCCAGGCAAGGTGGATGGGAGAAAGGAATAGACGTCCAGTCGACTCCTGTCATTGTTCAGTGGTCACCGAAGAGTAAGCACTCAAATATTAGGATCTTTGATTCTTATTTGTTTCTCAAGTTCACATATTTATcatcaaatgtgtttgttaaactGGTTTGTGCCACTCTTTTAATATGTTCTGGCTTTTATACAATGACAACTTTGAGTTATTTGTTTTACTCAGATTTCCAAAGTGAATGCTAAATATTGATTTTGTGTTTGCAGTGCCGGTTTTGCAGGTGTTAGCACATCGCGTGAGAGAAGCCTCCTCTGGTGGATCCACATTTGAGATGAGCTGTCAAGTAACTGGTCAGAACCTGCAGAATCCTGGTTACTCTGTACTCATCTTGTTTGAGCAGACCCTGGGTGGAAAGTCACGCAAAGTTTTATCACTAAGCCCGGACTCAGTCCTACAGTTAGAGGAGTGGAGCGAGCCGAGCAGGATTGACAGCGTGGTTCTGGAGAAGACTGGGCAGCTGGAGTATCGGTTCCGTTTGTATGGGGCTCAAGTCTCAGATCGTGGGTTCTATTATTGCATTGTCACTGCCTGGATGCGTGATCAGAGCCAAGATTGGATAAAAGGCATCACTGCAGAGTCAAACAAGATTGAGATTGCTTTTACAGACACAGGTAATTATGTTCGCTAACTAGACTAGATTTTGGGTTGTAATGATTGGCAAATGATTGATGCAAAATAGCCCATGACTATTTACAGCTCAAATCATATTAACCCCTTCCGCTTTTCACAAACTGTAATTTTTCAGTTCTGTATTTTATAGGGGTTGCGACGAAAATATTCCATTTGACTACAGTGGTGTAATTTTCATTTcataaagtaacaaaaatactTCTTTTGCTCAAAAAGTCAGTCTCTGCCGCATATTCATAAATGTCCTGCATCAGCCATAGATGTATATGGCCAGGGTATTTCCTGGCTCAGAATGAGGTGGAGCTGGTGCTATTcttatgcacacatgcatgtgtaCTGTGCATAACACTGTGTTGTGTTAAGAACACAATTTACTAGCAActaatttgtgttttaaagatttaaatgaTTGAAGAACATGACAATTATTacctttttttatataaactttgaattaattaaatacaaCATAGCAGCTGCGTTCATTTACACTTAACAGCTAAGGtgtttaaaatgaaatgaaatttaGGCTTTTCATTTACAGTTCATTGTGCTCTTTTCCGAGGTCTGCGCGGGACAGTTTTTTGTCCAGTTGCCACtagattttatttttcaatccaATGGATCCTGCTAAATTTAGATCTAATTTCCAGAATCTCGTTTAAATTTCTCTAACTGAAAGAAAGAGATTGGGTATAAGACATTGTCAGATTCCTTTATTCATTTTGTCAATacaattttttacattgtactgtcagcagagtagagaaaaaatgtcacagagaaaaataaatgaaatacaaATTATATGAATAAAGGAAAATCATTGgcttaaacaagtaaaatatgAACCGAACTATTTAACACTGATGCAAGAAATGAATGTCCTGATGACAGTTTTAGCATATTTGGATATAGCTGATGTACGCAATCATAGACATCATGTTGACATAGATGTCACTCTTGCTGTCATCCTTCTTTCCACTTTCGAcaacaaagtttttttacatttttgttgccTTTATTGCTTAATATAATAAATGGTTCTGTTAATATCCTAATAATTTTCTTGATCTAATAATTATTATAGTGGATTAGGTCATATTTGGAAGGCAGAAATTTTTCAGTTCAGTTTAGTGATGCTGTGTCATCTTTGGCTCCTCTGTTGTGTGGAGTTCCTCAAGGGTCTGTCCTTGGGCCGCTACTTTTTTCAATGTACCTGCTGCCTCTTGGGTCAATTTTAAGAAGTTACAATGTTTCGTTCCATTTTTATGCTGACAACTGCCAAATATATGTGCTGCTAAGTCAGTCAAAAACCCTTTTAGAGTGTCTAAGTGAAGTGAAAGCATGGATGGCtatgaatttttttgtatttaaatgaGAGCAAAAATTAGCTTGTGTTATTTGCTCCTAGTGACTCAGCTGCTAAGGTTCTTGTTGACCTGGGTTCTCTAACCAGATACATTAGCCCGGTGGTTACAAACCTGGTAGTCAAGTTGGATGGTCGTTTAAAACTTAATGACCAGATTAGTGCTGTGGTGAAGACTAGCTTCTTCCAATTGAGGCAGTTAGTCAAAGTAAAACCGGTTTTATCTCGGCATCTCAAAGTGTAATTCATGCTTTTATTACCACTCGTTTATGCAATGCCCTTTTTACCGGTCTTAGCAAATCACTTATGGCACGATTACAACTAGTTAAAAATGCAGCTGCACGCCTTTTAACTGGAACTCGATAATTTGACCATATTTCACCCATCCTACAATCACTCCACTGGCTCCCAATGCACTTTCGCACTGTTTTTAAAgttcttttatttgtttttaaatgtttgcatgGCCTGGCCCCCCAGTACCTGTCTGATCTGCTCGTGCCTTACACCCCCTTTCATTCACTTCGGTCAGCTGACCAGGCACTGCTGGTCGGCCCTAAGACTAAGCGTAAATCCAGAGGTGACCGTGCGTTTGCTGTGGCAGCTCAGAGACTCTGGAATATGCTGCCTTTGCACATCAGACTGACTGAGTCTCTTCCTGTTTTTAAATCCCGTCTTAAAactcatttattttctttggcTTTTAACTCAGTTTGAGGGTTGATTTTGTCAGTTGTGTtttaatgctgtttttttatatttattgttttattgttttactgtGCACTTTTgttgtatgtttttgttttattttatggactgtgttcagcactttggtcaacagtgttgtttttaaaggtgctttata
The genomic region above belongs to Paramisgurnus dabryanus chromosome 15, PD_genome_1.1, whole genome shotgun sequence and contains:
- the ptgfrna gene encoding prostaglandin F2 receptor negative regulator — its product is MDKETGLLQILILIISLVVVCESRVVKVPPGPLVHVEGQPVSIRCDVSNYEGPSDQDFDWSMIIKVNQQLKIISTFDRTFTDPSVEDRVNSGDISVNKLGDATAELKFKKVRATDSGVYRCSTPSTDSVISGNYYADVELKVIGDSLKVAPVISKSAVSEGESVDLQCSITRGFTGHTFLSVTWSVKRENNPADDILTFGPDDKINVGTSYTQQYADGGFQLDLRGGGFYGLVLKGVKPTDQGVYSCTAREWVRQGVDGKNWLKILERTEEMGKVVVTPTAQSLMVTVAKNTTLNVEDALNLTCTVAANGLASLSLELMWLVRSIDGSGSPKVLIHVGRDGRLQSGSEAVGLVRVNAANFRLILPKVQSSDSGLYSCVVKAWLPQGNEKWYQAAEKTSDPVQVLVTHLEPKLKVTLETSLTPQFTNDPTELRCKVTELLNLQDGRLGVTWSYSANIPGDVSQKKVTIASLNEDGALITGSQYQQRLESGDIAISRRDPNIFILRMLQTRDVDMGSYMCSVTVWNPSRQGGWEKGIDVQSTPVIVQWSPKMPVLQVLAHRVREASSGGSTFEMSCQVTGQNLQNPGYSVLILFEQTLGGKSRKVLSLSPDSVLQLEEWSEPSRIDSVVLEKTGQLEYRFRLYGAQVSDRGFYYCIVTAWMRDQSQDWIKGITAESNKIEIAFTDTGPVFNISIQSEATNVLSGDTVKIKCIMSPVGTVPNPGDVAFDVRWFQNSGRAVDNGGVAPLVSMDRWGVVKKAGLNDSTQCSLERSDWHTFVLTVHKTNNGYMGEYYCTATPWLLSPATGTWTRGQDLSSAPVFLAVKVELWESLKMPISYGVVSAVIAGLLSVLLGLLVAHCCFSRNPLHSPRPRNKLIDLEMD